One part of the Halopenitus persicus genome encodes these proteins:
- a CDS encoding universal stress protein produces MYDQILVPTDGSPAATAAIDHAIDLAKRYDARIHALYVVDGSAYSTLEAGSEIVLEALESEGAEATERVAEAATEAGVDSVTSVVNGTAYRTITEYVDDNGIDLIVMGTHGRQGIDRYLLGSVTERVVRTAEVPVLTVHKDED; encoded by the coding sequence ATGTACGATCAGATCCTGGTTCCGACCGACGGCAGCCCGGCAGCCACCGCGGCGATCGACCACGCGATCGACCTCGCGAAGCGATACGACGCGCGGATCCACGCGCTGTACGTCGTCGACGGGTCGGCCTATTCGACGCTGGAGGCCGGCTCGGAGATCGTCCTCGAGGCCCTGGAATCGGAGGGGGCCGAAGCGACCGAACGCGTCGCCGAGGCGGCCACCGAGGCCGGCGTCGACTCGGTCACCAGCGTCGTCAACGGGACCGCGTACCGGACGATCACCGAATACGTCGACGACAACGGGATCGATCTGATCGTGATGGGGACCCACGGCCGCCAGGGAATCGACCGATACCTCCTCGGATCGGTGACCGAGCGCGTGGTTCGCACGGCCGAGGTGCCCGTTTTGACGGTCCACAAGGACGAGGATTGA
- a CDS encoding cryptochrome/photolyase family protein, whose protein sequence is MDLFWHRRDLRVTDNVGLSAAADRGPVVPCFVLDDAVLEHAGPPRVRYLLGSLAELRDAYRERGSDLIVGHGDPAEILPRLANAVDADRVVWNRGYSGLARERDARVEESIAESGGTESLAVETYHDAVLHDPDSIRTNKGDPYSVFTYYWKKWRDREKAAPEPAPSAADLLDAERLQVVVDDVAADLRADDATIAAGTLPTITDLGFAEPAAESIPAGTSGARDRLSSFREEDVFRYETLRDVPAASVTSGLSQDLSFGTIGPREVYAATEDAMARAEAGDADAAVSDLEDADPVSSVTEFRSQLAWREFYLQVLFHNPETVSRNYKTYENPIDWREDPDALAAWKRGETGYPIVDAGMRQLRAEAFMHNRVRMIVASFLTKDLLLDWRAGYAHFREHLRDHDTANDVGGWQWAASTGTDAQPYFRIFNPMTQGERYDPDAEYVTTYVPELRGVDPDLIHSWHELDPERRGSVAPEYPAPIVDHAERREEALATFEAARGEDS, encoded by the coding sequence ATGGACCTGTTCTGGCACCGACGCGACCTCCGTGTCACGGACAACGTCGGCCTGTCGGCGGCCGCCGACCGTGGGCCGGTCGTTCCGTGTTTCGTCCTCGACGACGCCGTTCTCGAGCACGCCGGCCCGCCCCGCGTCCGGTACCTGCTCGGGTCCCTCGCGGAGCTCCGGGATGCCTACCGGGAGCGCGGGAGCGACCTGATCGTCGGCCACGGCGACCCGGCCGAGATCCTCCCGCGGCTCGCGAACGCGGTCGACGCCGATCGGGTCGTCTGGAACCGCGGCTACTCCGGGTTGGCGCGCGAGCGCGACGCCCGGGTCGAGGAATCGATCGCGGAGTCGGGCGGAACCGAGTCGCTCGCCGTCGAGACGTATCACGACGCGGTCCTGCACGACCCGGACTCGATCCGGACCAACAAGGGTGATCCCTACTCCGTGTTCACCTACTACTGGAAGAAGTGGCGCGATCGTGAGAAAGCGGCCCCGGAACCGGCACCGTCCGCGGCCGACCTCCTCGACGCGGAGCGGCTGCAGGTGGTCGTCGACGACGTGGCGGCGGATCTCCGGGCGGACGACGCGACGATCGCCGCCGGAACCCTTCCCACGATCACGGACCTCGGGTTCGCGGAGCCGGCGGCCGAGTCGATCCCCGCCGGCACCTCCGGCGCACGTGATCGGTTGTCGTCGTTCCGTGAGGAGGACGTCTTCCGCTACGAGACGCTCCGGGACGTGCCCGCAGCGTCGGTCACCTCCGGGCTCTCACAGGACCTCTCGTTCGGCACGATCGGTCCCCGCGAGGTGTACGCCGCCACCGAGGACGCGATGGCGCGCGCCGAGGCCGGCGACGCCGATGCGGCCGTCTCGGATCTGGAGGACGCCGACCCCGTCTCGAGCGTCACGGAGTTCCGGAGCCAGCTCGCCTGGCGGGAGTTCTACCTCCAGGTCCTGTTTCACAACCCGGAGACGGTCTCACGGAACTACAAAACGTACGAGAACCCGATCGACTGGCGCGAGGACCCGGACGCGCTCGCCGCCTGGAAACGCGGCGAGACCGGGTACCCCATCGTCGACGCCGGGATGCGCCAGCTTCGTGCGGAGGCGTTTATGCACAACCGTGTCCGGATGATCGTCGCGTCGTTCCTCACGAAGGATCTGCTACTCGACTGGCGTGCGGGCTACGCTCACTTCCGCGAGCACCTCCGGGACCACGACACCGCCAACGACGTCGGCGGGTGGCAGTGGGCCGCCTCCACCGGGACCGACGCGCAGCCCTACTTCCGGATCTTCAACCCGATGACGCAGGGCGAACGCTACGACCCCGACGCCGAGTACGTCACGACGTACGTCCCCGAACTCCGGGGCGTCGACCCCGACCTGATCCATTCGTGGCACGAACTCGACCCGGAGCGTCGCGGGTCGGTCGCCCCCGAGTACCCCGCGCCGATCGTCGACCACGCCGAGCGTCGCGAGGAAGCCCTAGCGACCTTCGAGGCGGCGCGGGGCGAGGACTCGTGA
- a CDS encoding lycopene cyclase codes for MVFARTATGLRADVGALASQVHPVFMLPPIAASWFGAIVAGAPSIPAGAVHALAAFFAVYTAHVKDGYVDFHLRGEDDDHPMTAGGCRIALLGASLGFLGCLVGVWILAGPVAAALTLPMWIIGYLHAPQLDTTPIGATMGYPTGIAVAMVGGSVVQAGTAASTVPVGIEGAGAPPTILAFAAVFLVVLTGVKVVDDESDHDYDASIDKRTVAVLVGPARARQIAYGLFALGGTMVLWGTVSGVFSASAPAAVAVFATVAVVAYRAPSDLATMLLIRGTYLFLALLVVATWYRPLDPVGLPDVTALGPATYLATEAVFGTVAFVLLYRVNALRRAGATIAVIYPVAYVWDWYTLEVGVFAIVTRTGYDLFGIPIEEHVFMIVVPAFVLGVHETIRSMHGPMGAEAGVETGSDAEAEPGSAARDGPSDGGAGS; via the coding sequence ATGGTCTTCGCCAGAACGGCGACCGGGCTCCGGGCCGACGTCGGGGCACTCGCCTCCCAGGTCCACCCCGTCTTCATGCTGCCGCCGATCGCGGCCTCGTGGTTCGGTGCGATCGTCGCCGGCGCGCCGTCGATCCCGGCCGGCGCCGTCCACGCGCTCGCCGCCTTCTTCGCCGTGTACACCGCCCACGTGAAGGACGGCTACGTCGACTTCCACCTGCGCGGCGAGGACGACGACCATCCGATGACCGCGGGCGGCTGTCGGATCGCCCTCCTCGGAGCGAGCCTGGGGTTTCTCGGCTGTCTGGTCGGCGTCTGGATCCTCGCCGGCCCGGTAGCGGCCGCGCTCACCCTGCCGATGTGGATCATCGGCTACCTGCACGCGCCGCAGCTCGACACCACGCCGATCGGCGCGACGATGGGCTATCCGACCGGGATCGCGGTCGCGATGGTCGGCGGCTCCGTCGTTCAGGCCGGCACCGCCGCGAGCACCGTGCCCGTCGGCATCGAGGGAGCCGGTGCGCCGCCGACGATCCTCGCGTTCGCGGCCGTCTTCCTGGTCGTTCTCACCGGCGTGAAGGTCGTCGACGACGAGTCCGACCACGACTACGACGCCAGCATCGACAAGCGGACCGTCGCGGTCCTCGTCGGCCCGGCACGAGCCCGTCAGATCGCCTACGGACTCTTCGCGCTCGGCGGAACGATGGTCCTGTGGGGGACCGTCTCCGGCGTCTTTTCCGCGTCCGCGCCCGCCGCCGTAGCGGTCTTCGCGACCGTCGCGGTCGTCGCCTACCGGGCGCCGTCGGATCTGGCGACGATGCTGCTGATCCGCGGGACGTACCTCTTCCTCGCGCTGTTGGTGGTCGCGACGTGGTACCGCCCCCTGGATCCGGTCGGCCTGCCGGACGTCACGGCGCTCGGACCGGCAACGTATCTGGCCACCGAGGCCGTCTTCGGGACGGTGGCCTTCGTGCTCTTATACCGGGTGAACGCTCTGCGGCGAGCGGGAGCCACGATCGCCGTGATCTATCCGGTCGCGTACGTCTGGGACTGGTACACCCTCGAGGTCGGCGTCTTCGCGATCGTGACCCGGACCGGTTACGACCTGTTCGGGATCCCGATCGAGGAGCACGTCTTCATGATCGTCGTCCCCGCGTTCGTCCTCGGCGTCCACGAGACGATCCGGTCGATGCACGGACCAATGGGTGCTGAAGCGGGGGTCGAAACCGGCTCCGATGCGGAAGCCGAACCCGGATCGGCGGCGAGGGACGGGCCGTCCGACGGCGGTGCCGGATCGTAA
- the psmA gene encoding archaeal proteasome endopeptidase complex subunit alpha: protein MRGNDQQAYDRGTSLFSPDGRIYQVEYAREAVSRGAPSVGIRTADGIVLAAMSRTSSPLMEAESIEKLHKLDDHVATASAGHVADARKLIDLARRQTQVNQLRYGEPIGIETLTKHVTDHIQENTQLGGTRPYGAALLIGGIENGEPRLFGADPSGTPHEWKATVIGDGREEIQSTLEAEWTDSLSLEEGIELAVAALGEYAEDLTAADLSIATITAADGYRLVSDEDAADIVPDLPVDDAAADASADEDADEEDADPDDADADEDAGDAADDADADE, encoded by the coding sequence ATGAGAGGTAACGACCAGCAGGCGTACGACCGCGGGACGTCGCTGTTCTCCCCCGACGGCCGGATCTACCAGGTCGAGTACGCCCGCGAGGCGGTCTCGCGGGGCGCGCCGAGCGTGGGGATCCGCACCGCCGACGGGATCGTCCTGGCGGCGATGAGTCGGACCTCCTCGCCGCTGATGGAGGCCGAGAGCATCGAGAAGCTCCACAAGCTCGACGACCACGTCGCGACGGCCTCCGCCGGCCACGTCGCCGACGCCCGCAAGCTGATCGATCTGGCCCGCCGGCAGACCCAGGTCAACCAGCTGCGGTACGGCGAGCCGATCGGCATCGAGACGCTCACGAAACACGTCACCGATCACATCCAGGAGAACACGCAGCTCGGCGGCACGCGTCCCTACGGGGCCGCGCTGCTCATCGGCGGGATCGAGAACGGCGAACCGCGCCTGTTCGGCGCCGATCCCTCCGGAACGCCGCACGAGTGGAAGGCGACCGTCATCGGCGACGGCCGCGAGGAGATCCAGTCGACCCTCGAGGCGGAGTGGACCGACTCGCTGAGCCTTGAGGAGGGAATCGAGCTCGCGGTCGCGGCGCTCGGCGAGTACGCCGAGGACCTGACGGCGGCGGATCTGTCGATCGCGACCATCACTGCGGCCGACGGCTACCGCCTCGTGTCGGACGAGGACGCCGCGGACATCGTTCCCGACCTTCCGGTCGACGACGCAGCCGCCGATGCGAGCGCCGACGAGGACGCCGACGAGGAGGACGCCGATCCGGACGACGCCGACGCTGACGAGGACGCTGGCGACGCAGCCGACGACGCCGACGCTGACGAGTAG
- the thyA gene encoding thymidylate synthase produces MQQYLDLVDETLSEGVYKPNRTGVDTIASFSGQYTVDLAEGFPLLTTKRLDGYRWNSLIHEVLWYLSGEEHVRNLRDHTAIWDAWADDEGRLDTAYGRFWRRYPIPEGGLEGESWPEDAQRWVTVEEDADGTRRRTFDQIQYVLDTLEESPRSRRMVVNAWHPANAAVSTLPPCHYTFVVNVQGGRLNLHLTQRSGDIALGVPFNIAAYSLLATAIAQRTGFEVGQFGHSIVDAHVYCGEGDRGAWYADNLDRLQDRLTDVETTADYRDVKTWLEQAAPDEPADREGYDHVPGLLEQLSREPRSRPRIEIADKPLDELTSDDVELHDYDSADGITFAVAE; encoded by the coding sequence ATGCAACAGTACCTCGATCTCGTCGACGAGACCCTCTCGGAGGGCGTTTATAAGCCGAACCGCACCGGCGTGGACACGATCGCGAGTTTCAGCGGCCAGTACACCGTCGACCTGGCCGAGGGGTTCCCGCTGTTGACCACGAAGCGGCTCGACGGCTACCGGTGGAACTCGCTCATTCACGAGGTGCTCTGGTACCTCTCCGGGGAAGAACACGTCCGGAACCTCCGGGACCACACCGCGATCTGGGACGCGTGGGCCGACGACGAGGGGCGGCTCGACACGGCGTACGGACGCTTCTGGCGGCGCTACCCGATCCCCGAGGGCGGCCTGGAGGGCGAGAGCTGGCCCGAGGACGCCCAGCGCTGGGTGACCGTCGAGGAGGACGCCGACGGAACCCGCCGCCGGACGTTCGACCAGATCCAGTACGTCCTCGACACCCTCGAGGAGAGCCCGCGCTCCCGCCGGATGGTCGTGAACGCCTGGCACCCCGCCAACGCGGCCGTCTCGACGCTGCCGCCGTGTCACTACACGTTCGTCGTGAACGTCCAGGGCGGCCGGCTCAACCTCCATCTCACCCAGCGGTCCGGCGACATCGCGCTCGGTGTGCCGTTCAACATCGCCGCCTACTCGCTTTTGGCCACCGCGATCGCCCAGCGGACGGGCTTCGAGGTGGGGCAGTTCGGCCACAGCATCGTCGACGCGCACGTCTACTGCGGCGAGGGCGACCGCGGCGCGTGGTACGCGGACAACCTCGACCGGCTGCAGGACCGGCTCACGGACGTGGAGACGACGGCCGACTACCGCGACGTCAAGACGTGGCTCGAGCAGGCGGCGCCCGATGAGCCGGCCGACCGGGAGGGATACGACCACGTCCCCGGCCTCCTCGAGCAGCTCTCACGGGAGCCGCGGTCGCGACCCCGCATCGAGATCGCCGACAAGCCGCTCGACGAGCTCACGTCCGACGACGTCGAGCTCCACGACTACGACTCCGCGGACGGGATCACGTTCGCGGTCGCGGAGTGA
- a CDS encoding redox-regulated ATPase YchF, whose product MSYRIGLVGKPSVGKSTFFNAATMNDVPEGAYPFTTIDPSVGEAYVRVPCAAPEFDETCTPNVGVCKSGTRFVPVRLVDVAGLVPGAHEGRGLGNQFLTDLNETDVLVHVVDFSGTTDIEGEATEGHDPREDIDFLEEELDQWYLDVLEKGIDKYETRYHGSEAAIEVELAEQLSAFGISKDGVKQVILAEGLELDPATWDDADREALAREIRKRTKPMIVAANKMDTPAAQENWEAITTDPDYDHLTFVATSAHAEKALKNADAADAIDYTAGAAEFEVREDLPEEQAAGLDRIEEFLEEYGGTGVQESLEAAVFDVLGCIAVFPGSANGPSDEKGVFRDCFILPEGSTTEDFAYHIHSDIGEGLLHGIDCRADRQVSKDHDLSHRDVIELVSTKQMTA is encoded by the coding sequence ATGAGTTATCGGATCGGCCTGGTCGGCAAGCCCTCGGTGGGCAAATCGACCTTCTTCAACGCGGCGACGATGAACGACGTGCCCGAGGGGGCCTACCCGTTCACGACGATCGACCCGAGCGTGGGCGAGGCGTACGTCAGGGTGCCGTGTGCGGCGCCGGAGTTCGACGAGACGTGTACGCCGAACGTCGGCGTCTGTAAGTCGGGAACGCGGTTCGTGCCCGTTCGGCTCGTCGACGTGGCCGGGCTCGTGCCGGGGGCACACGAGGGGCGCGGCCTCGGGAACCAGTTCCTCACCGACCTGAACGAGACGGACGTACTGGTCCACGTCGTCGACTTCTCGGGGACGACAGACATCGAGGGGGAGGCGACCGAGGGACACGACCCGCGCGAGGACATCGACTTCCTCGAGGAGGAACTCGACCAGTGGTACCTCGACGTCCTCGAGAAGGGGATCGACAAATACGAGACCAGATACCACGGGTCGGAGGCGGCCATCGAGGTCGAACTCGCCGAGCAGCTCTCCGCGTTCGGGATCTCGAAGGACGGGGTGAAGCAGGTGATCCTCGCCGAGGGCCTCGAGCTCGACCCCGCGACGTGGGACGACGCCGACCGCGAGGCGCTCGCCAGGGAGATCCGCAAGCGCACCAAGCCGATGATCGTCGCGGCCAACAAGATGGACACGCCGGCGGCGCAGGAGAACTGGGAGGCGATCACGACCGATCCCGACTACGACCATCTCACGTTTGTGGCCACCAGCGCCCACGCGGAGAAGGCGCTCAAGAACGCCGATGCGGCCGACGCGATCGACTACACCGCCGGCGCGGCCGAGTTCGAGGTCCGCGAGGACCTCCCCGAGGAGCAGGCCGCCGGCCTCGATCGGATCGAGGAGTTCCTCGAGGAGTACGGCGGGACCGGCGTCCAGGAGTCGCTCGAGGCTGCCGTCTTCGACGTGCTCGGCTGCATCGCGGTCTTCCCCGGCTCAGCCAACGGCCCGAGCGACGAGAAGGGCGTCTTCCGCGACTGCTTCATCCTTCCGGAGGGGTCGACCACCGAGGACTTCGCCTACCATATCCACTCGGACATCGGCGAGGGGCTCCTCCACGGGATCGACTGTCGAGCGGACAGACAGGTGTCGAAGGACCATGACCTCAGCCACCGGGACGTGATCGAGCTGGTCTCCACGAAGCAGATGACCGCGTAG
- a CDS encoding alpha/beta hydrolase, with amino-acid sequence MANDMDPQAKAVLDERSGETRPQAHTLSIATYREQFRDLFAHQSNEPVGRIQDFAIPGPDSDVPIRTYHPDSEDRLDGEGQLDHENQLDRDGQRPVVVFFHGGGWVLGDLDCFDNLCTRLTNESGCIVVSVGYRRAPEHPFPAAVTDCYAATEWVAENAADFGGDPDRLAVVGNSAGGTLATVVSLMARDRGGPEIDQQVLLYPVVNAERLRSFESYGTVGSGYWLTMGSMRLFYEAYIEDPVDYRNAYAFPLQADDLSGLPSATILTAGYDPLRDEGGAYADALEADGVPVVRRHYGGQIHDFVGLTDDIDAAAAAIEAIADDLTDAFTAESDVNG; translated from the coding sequence ATGGCGAACGATATGGATCCGCAGGCGAAGGCGGTGCTCGATGAGCGAAGCGGCGAGACCCGTCCCCAAGCTCATACCCTCTCGATAGCGACGTACCGCGAGCAGTTTCGCGACCTGTTCGCCCACCAGTCGAACGAGCCGGTGGGGCGGATACAGGATTTCGCCATTCCCGGGCCGGACTCGGACGTCCCCATCCGGACGTACCATCCGGATAGTGAGGACCGACTCGACGGCGAGGGGCAGCTCGACCACGAAAACCAACTCGACCGCGATGGGCAGCGTCCGGTCGTGGTGTTCTTCCACGGCGGCGGGTGGGTGCTCGGCGATCTCGACTGCTTCGACAATCTCTGTACGCGGTTGACGAACGAGTCGGGATGTATCGTCGTCTCGGTCGGCTACCGGCGGGCGCCCGAACATCCATTTCCAGCCGCCGTGACGGACTGCTACGCCGCCACGGAGTGGGTCGCCGAGAACGCGGCGGACTTCGGCGGCGACCCCGACCGGCTCGCGGTCGTCGGGAACTCGGCGGGCGGCACTCTCGCGACGGTCGTCTCGCTCATGGCCCGCGACCGGGGCGGCCCGGAGATCGACCAGCAGGTGCTCCTGTATCCCGTCGTGAACGCGGAGCGCCTCCGATCCTTCGAGAGCTACGGGACGGTCGGCAGCGGGTACTGGCTCACGATGGGGAGCATGCGGCTGTTCTACGAGGCGTACATCGAGGACCCGGTCGACTACCGGAACGCGTACGCGTTCCCGCTGCAGGCGGACGATCTGTCCGGCCTCCCGTCCGCGACGATACTCACCGCGGGATACGATCCGCTCCGTGACGAGGGGGGCGCGTACGCCGACGCACTCGAGGCGGACGGCGTCCCCGTCGTTCGGCGCCACTACGGGGGACAGATTCACGATTTCGTCGGCCTGACCGACGACATCGACGCCGCGGCGGCGGCGATCGAGGCGATCGCGGACGACCTGACGGACGCCTTCACCGCGGAGTCGGACGTGAACGGGTGA
- a CDS encoding dihydrofolate reductase translates to MGDTTAGQANDPTDVDAPSNGDVPDGLTVSLIAAVAENGVIGDSGGMPWHYPADLEHFKSTTTGHPVILGRRTYESIAAELGGPLPDRVSIVLSRSDLDLPDGAVGADGIDDALDRAAAAAAELGVATVYVAGGATIYEAFLPLADELVLTEIHESYAGDTRFPEWDADEWTETDRNERDELTFRTYRRR, encoded by the coding sequence ATGGGTGATACGACTGCCGGTCAGGCTAACGATCCAACCGACGTCGACGCGCCGTCCAACGGCGACGTGCCGGACGGCCTCACGGTCTCGCTCATCGCCGCGGTGGCCGAGAACGGCGTGATCGGCGATTCCGGCGGGATGCCCTGGCACTACCCCGCGGACCTGGAACACTTTAAGAGCACGACCACGGGCCACCCCGTGATCCTCGGCCGGCGGACCTACGAGAGCATCGCGGCCGAGCTCGGGGGGCCGCTCCCCGATCGAGTCTCCATCGTGCTCTCGCGGTCCGATCTCGACCTCCCGGACGGCGCCGTCGGCGCGGACGGGATCGACGACGCGCTCGACCGCGCCGCGGCGGCCGCCGCCGAGCTGGGCGTTGCAACCGTCTACGTCGCCGGCGGTGCGACGATCTACGAGGCGTTCCTCCCGCTGGCGGACGAGCTGGTGCTCACGGAGATCCACGAGTCCTACGCGGGCGACACGCGCTTTCCGGAGTGGGACGCCGACGAGTGGACGGAAACGGACCGGAACGAGCGTGACGAGCTCACGTTCCGGACGTATCGTCGCCGGTGA
- a CDS encoding helix-turn-helix transcriptional regulator yields MRGSASVRIGCCLVVLLAGLAGAVAPAAAGPGTAGSTGPEAIGPIPHEPQAESGGFDRSVFEITVHRDGRGVWTLRYERVLESTDERESFEEFATRFREEETDLYRGFRTDARALVSAGENATDREMAADGFERDAFVRSRISNDIGVVELRFTWHGLGVVADRTVTVGDVFEGGFYVGPGQELVFRPGESLAFRSVEPPGTQSNPDSLADSASVTWEGERQFTDRRPWAVFAPANATDVNGTNASGGTGSATDTEQPGTGSETATPTGPTNGAEGTNAGDGGPLPLVVLGAAVLIAGVVAWRRFGAEEAASSREHGDDGTAASETHRDTDGTGGRATGAAEGGGTDAAEGAAAGSGSIDETTEGSSTDRGGTPTDRREESAAPGETGVPAPAPSIPDEELLSDEDRVVRILREHGGRVKQSRIVDRTDWSKSKVSVLLSEMTDEGTVSKLRVGRENVVSLEGHEPDIAGSPFEDEAGAADEGEADDEAETDDEAGTDDEAGTGDEPKPDD; encoded by the coding sequence ATGCGGGGATCGGCATCGGTCAGGATCGGCTGCTGTCTCGTCGTCCTCCTCGCGGGGCTTGCGGGAGCCGTCGCTCCAGCCGCCGCAGGACCGGGAACCGCCGGGAGCACGGGCCCGGAGGCGATCGGCCCGATCCCCCACGAGCCCCAGGCCGAGTCCGGCGGGTTCGATCGAAGCGTGTTCGAGATAACGGTCCATCGCGACGGACGCGGCGTCTGGACGCTTCGATACGAGCGCGTGCTCGAGTCGACGGACGAGCGGGAGTCCTTCGAGGAGTTCGCGACGCGGTTCCGCGAGGAGGAGACTGACCTCTATCGGGGGTTCCGTACGGACGCGAGGGCGCTGGTCTCGGCCGGCGAGAACGCGACCGATCGGGAGATGGCGGCGGACGGCTTCGAACGCGACGCGTTCGTCCGGTCGCGGATCAGCAACGACATCGGCGTCGTCGAGCTGCGGTTCACCTGGCACGGATTGGGCGTGGTCGCGGATCGGACGGTCACCGTCGGGGACGTCTTCGAGGGCGGCTTCTACGTCGGCCCCGGCCAGGAACTCGTGTTCAGGCCCGGCGAGTCGCTCGCCTTCCGATCGGTCGAGCCGCCGGGAACGCAGTCGAACCCGGACTCGTTGGCGGACAGCGCATCGGTCACCTGGGAGGGCGAACGCCAGTTCACCGACCGACGGCCGTGGGCGGTCTTCGCGCCGGCGAACGCGACCGACGTAAACGGGACGAACGCGTCGGGCGGAACGGGATCCGCGACCGACACGGAGCAGCCCGGAACCGGTTCGGAGACCGCCACGCCGACCGGACCGACGAACGGTGCCGAGGGAACGAACGCCGGCGACGGTGGCCCGCTCCCGCTCGTGGTCCTCGGAGCGGCGGTGTTGATCGCCGGCGTCGTCGCGTGGCGCCGTTTCGGCGCCGAGGAGGCGGCCTCATCGAGAGAGCACGGCGACGACGGAACTGCCGCCAGCGAGACGCACCGCGACACGGACGGAACCGGCGGGAGGGCAACCGGTGCGGCGGAAGGAGGTGGGACGGACGCAGCCGAGGGTGCGGCGGCAGGAAGCGGATCGATCGACGAGACCACCGAGGGGTCGTCGACCGATCGCGGTGGCACGCCGACCGATCGCCGTGAAGAATCCGCGGCGCCCGGCGAGACGGGTGTCCCGGCGCCGGCCCCGTCGATCCCCGACGAGGAGCTGCTCTCCGACGAGGACCGCGTCGTCCGGATCCTTCGGGAACACGGCGGTCGGGTGAAACAGTCCCGGATCGTCGACCGGACCGACTGGTCGAAATCGAAGGTGAGCGTCCTGCTCTCGGAGATGACCGACGAGGGGACCGTCTCGAAGCTTCGCGTGGGCCGCGAGAACGTCGTCAGCCTCGAGGGCCACGAGCCCGACATCGCCGGGTCGCCGTTCGAGGACGAAGCGGGGGCCGCCGACGAAGGGGAAGCGGATGATGAAGCGGAGACGGACGATGAAGCGGGGACGGACGATGAAGCGGGGACCGGTGACGAACCGAAGCCGGATGACTGA
- a CDS encoding phosphoglycolate phosphatase, giving the protein MVPPLVLDIDGTLTTADHRIDPRAFELLPSWEAPVVFATGKAFPYPVALAHFLGLPEHVIAENGGVVYADGETRFTGDPDACWAVAEEFVERGGDLGWGGRTTVNRWRETEVAISMDADEELLRTIAVEHGQTVVDTGYAYHVTSPDVSKGEAFEELCSILEYDPDAFVAVGDSENDASTFAVAGESYAVANADDAAREAADTVLADAYMDGTANVLEALIAAGR; this is encoded by the coding sequence ATGGTGCCGCCGCTCGTCCTCGACATTGACGGGACGCTGACCACCGCCGATCACCGGATCGACCCCCGTGCCTTCGAGCTGCTGCCGAGCTGGGAGGCGCCGGTCGTGTTCGCGACCGGGAAGGCGTTCCCGTATCCGGTCGCGCTCGCCCACTTTCTGGGGCTGCCCGAACACGTGATCGCGGAGAACGGCGGCGTCGTCTACGCCGACGGCGAAACCCGGTTCACCGGCGATCCGGACGCCTGCTGGGCGGTCGCCGAGGAGTTCGTCGAGCGCGGCGGCGACCTGGGCTGGGGCGGCCGGACGACGGTCAACCGGTGGCGCGAGACCGAGGTCGCGATCTCGATGGACGCCGACGAGGAACTCCTCCGAACCATTGCGGTCGAGCACGGTCAGACCGTCGTCGACACGGGCTACGCCTATCACGTCACCTCGCCGGACGTCTCGAAGGGCGAGGCCTTCGAGGAACTCTGCTCGATCCTGGAGTACGACCCCGACGCGTTCGTCGCGGTCGGCGACAGCGAGAACGACGCCTCGACGTTCGCGGTCGCCGGCGAGTCGTACGCCGTGGCCAACGCGGACGACGCCGCGCGCGAGGCGGCCGACACGGTGCTCGCGGACGCGTATATGGACGGCACCGCGAACGTGCTCGAGGCGCTGATCGCCGCGGGCCGGTGA